A stretch of Sebastes fasciatus isolate fSebFas1 chromosome 19, fSebFas1.pri, whole genome shotgun sequence DNA encodes these proteins:
- the slc25a1b gene encoding tricarboxylate transport protein B, mitochondrial — protein MSGQPSFVSPFYRPRVLAAAAAAPAGKAKLTHPGKAILAGGIAGGIEICITFPTEYVKTQLQLDEKANPPKYRGIGDCVKQTVDGHGVRGLYRGLSSLLYGSIPKAAVRFGVFEFISNKVRDENGRLDSKKGFFCGLGAGVAEAVFVVCPMETVKVKFIHDQTSANPKYKGFFHGVREIIRVEGLKGTYQGLTATVMKQGSNQAIRFYVMTSMRNWYKGDDPNKAINPLITGLCGAVAGAASVFGNTPLDVIKTRMQGLDAHKYKSTMDCAVKIMKHEGPKAFYKGTVPRLCRVCMDVAIVFIIYEEVVKVLNKVWKTD, from the exons ATGTCGGGTCAACCCAGCTTTGTGAGTCCGTTCTACAGACCTCGGgttctggctgctgctgctgcagctccggCGGGCAAAGCCAAACTCACTCACCCTGGGAAGGCTATCCTGGCAG GAGGGATAGCCGGAGGCATCGAGATCTGCATCACCTTCCCCACAGAGTACGTTAAAACACAGCTGCAGCTGGACGAGAAGGCCAATCCTCCCAAATACAGAGGCATCG gtGACTGTGTGAAGCAGACGGTAGACGGTCATGGTGTGAGGGGTCTGTACAGAGGTCTAAGCTCTCTGCTGTATGGCTCTATACCTAAAGCAGCTGTCAG ATTCGGAGTGTTTGAGTTCATCAGTAATAAGGTGCGTGATGAAAATGGAAGACTAGACAGCAAGAAAGGATTCTTCTGTGGGCTCGGAGCTGGAGTGGCGGAGGCTGTGTTCGTAGTCTGTCCGATGGAGACAGTTAag GTCAAATTCATCCATGATCAGACGTCAGCAAACCCAAAGTACAAGGGCTTCTTCCACGGAGTGAGGGAGATTATCAGAGTTGAAG GACTGAAGGGGACGTACCAAGGCCTGACAGCCACCGTGATGAAACAAGGCTCCAACCAGGCCATCCGCTTCTATGTAATGACTTCCATGAGGAACTGGTACAAAG gTGATGACCCCAACAAAGCCATTAACCCTCTGATAACCGGGCTGTGTGGAGCCGTTGCCGGTGCTGCCAGCGTGTTTGGAAACACTCCGCTGGATGTCATAAAGACCAGGATGCAG GGACTCGATGCTCACAAGTACAAAAGCACAATGGACTGTGCCGTCAAGATCATGAAGCATGAGGGGCCGAAGGC GTTCTACAAAGGTACTGTTCCCCGGCTGTGTCGGGTGTGTATGGACGTGGCCATCGTCTTCATTATCTACGAGGAAGTCGTGAAGGTCCTCAACAAAGTGTGGAAGACGGACTGA
- the LOC141757161 gene encoding non-selective voltage-gated ion channel VDAC2 translates to MAVPPSYSDLGKSAKDIFSKGYGFGVVKLDLKTKSQSGVEFNTSGSSNTDTGKAAGSLETKYKMKELGLSFNQKWNTDNTLATEVTVEDQLTQGLKVALDTSFVPNTGKKSGKLKTAYKRDFVNLGCDVDFEGPIIHAAAVLGYEGWLAGYQMAFDTAKSKLAQSNFALGYRAGDFQLHTNVNDGTEFGGSIYQKVNEELETAVTLAWTAGSNNTRFGIAAKYKLDKDASLSAKVNNASLIGVGYTQSLRPGVKVTLSALIDGKNFNAGGHKVGMGFELEA, encoded by the exons ATGGCTGTCCCTCCTTCATACTCAGACCTGGGCAAGTCTGCCAAGGATATATTCAGCAAGGGCTACG GCTTTGGAGTCGTGAAGCTGGACCTAAAGACCAAATCACAAAGTGGAGTG GAGTTCAACACATCTGGCTCCAGTAACACAGACACAGGGAAGGCTGCAGGGAGCCTGGAGACCAAATACAAGATGAAGGAGCTGGGCCTGAGCTTCAACCAGAAGTGGAACACAGATAACACGCTGGCTACGGAGGTCACTGTGGAGGACCAG CTGACTCAAGGACTGAAGGTGGCTTTGGATACGTCTTTTGTACCAAACACAGG TAAGAAGAGCGGAAAGCTGAAGACGGCCTACAAGCGTGACTTTGTGAACCTGGGCTGCGACGTAGACTTCGAGGGTCCCATCATCCACGCCGCCGCTGTGTTGGGCTACGAGGGCTGGCTGGCCGGCTACCAGATGGCCTTCGACACGGCCAAGTCCAAACTGGCCCAGAGCAACTTCGCCCTCGGATACAGGGCCGGGGACTTCCAGCTGCACACCAACGT TAACGACGGGACCGAGTTCGGCGGCTCCATCTACCAGAAGGTGAACGAGGAGCTGGAGACGGCGGTCACTCTGGCCTGGACCGCCGGCAGTAACAACACTCGCTTCGGCATCGCTGCCAAATACAAGCTGGACAAAGACGCCTCTCTGTCT GCCAAAGTCAACAATGCCAGTCTGATCGGAGTCGGCTACACCCAGAGCCTTCGGCCAG gtgtgAAGGTCACCCTCTCAGCTCTGATCGACGGGAAGAACTTCAACGCTGGCGGACACAAAGTCGGGATGGGCTTCGAGCTGGAGGCATAA